Genomic segment of Maricaulis maris:
GTGACCTCCCTCGGCCATCATCGGAGCCGCTCCGCCAGCCGCCGAGAGACCCACGCCATGCGGTGAGCCTCCGGCACGAATTTGCTGCAGGGCAATGCGGGCCCGGTGCAGATCGGTCAGTGCATCGACATAGGATTGCCCGGTCCGGGTCCGCATCTGGACGGCAGCCATCAGATCGAAAACGCTCACCTGCATCGCATTGTATTGACGCATTGTCGCATCCATCAGGCGCTCGCTGGTCGGCAAGGCCTCGCGCTCGATGCGGGCGAGCCGGGCTTGGGCCAGATCGGCACTGGCTTCGGCGGCCTGAATCGAGGTCCGGATCTCGTGCACCAGACCGGCATGGTGATCGATCGCCTGTTCGGCCCGCAGGCGCCCCGCAGTGCGCCGGGCCTCACCGAGGTCGAAGACGGGCAAGGCGAACTCCAGCGTCCAGCCACGCGACCATTCCCGGTCATCCCGCTCCCAGACACCGCCCAGCTCGACATGCTCCAGCAGGGTGGCCCAATTCTCCAGACCCGCTTCACCTGCTGTGGCTTCTACACGGGCACGGGCCGCTGCCAGTGGCAGGCTGGCCGTCATGGCATCCGCATCCGGGATGTCAAAACCAGCCGGATCAAGTCCCTCGAGCCGGTCTGGCAGGCTATCGGCCGTGATCTCGACACCGAGTTGACGCGACAGCATCAGCCGGGCCTGCAGGGCGGTATGCTCGGCGGCCAGAAAATCCAGCTCGGCCTGCTCGGCAAACACCCGCTCGCGTTCCAGATCCATCAGCGGCGAATTGCCGGCAGAGCGCATCTCCTCGGCCACGACCAGGCTGGCCGCGGCGGCATCGCGGATCCGCTGCTGCAGATCCAGGCGCTGACGCGCGGCGACAGCATCGACCCAGGCGCGCCGCGTCTCGGCGATGAAGTCGATGACCGCGAGGACGGTTGCAGACCGCCGGGCCTCGTACCGGTTGTGCGCGGCTTCGGCCCGCCACGGCGTCGCGGCAATGCCCAGCAGCGAGGCACGCAGATCAACGTCCCAGATGCGGCCAGTCCCGTTTCCGGGGAAGCTGGTGACACCAATGACCGGATTGGTGGGACGGGAGGCCGTGACCCAATCGGCGCGCGCCAGGCCGGCTTCGGAAAGCTGCGCCATCAGACGCCGATTATTGGCGATGGCCATCGCGACAGCTTCGTCTTCAGCGAGCGGTTGGCCGGCCGGAGGCGTCACCGTTTCGGCCGCATAACCCGTCCGTTCGGAGACTTCGTCGAGCACCAGCGCGCGCTCGCGGGACGGGTCAATGCTGGCGCAGCCGGCCAGCACGGCCGCGCAGAAAACCGGGGTGAGGATACGGACAGCAGCTTGTTTCATGTGGCTTGCCCTAACATACCCCCCGGGGGTATACAATCCGCATGACAGAGACCCACACCGCCCTGATCCCTGCCCGCACCGCCAGCCTCGCTCGTCTGAAGCGCGTTGAGGGTCAGGTGCGCGGCATTGCCCGCATGATCGAGGAAGATCGCTACTGCATCGACGTCCTCACGCAATTGTCAGCGGTCAAGTCAGCGCTGGCCGCGGTTGAAGGGGAAATCCTCAAGAACCATGCCAGCCATTGTGTCAGCCACGCCATCGAGAGCGGCGATGCCGCGGATCAGAAAGCCAAGCTGAACGAGCTGATCGCCCTGCTGGCCAAGCACTACCGCCTCTAGCGTCCGGCTCCCGACGGAGGTGACTTTACCCGTTATCGGCCTAGTTTGCGGCGGATGCAGGTCTTCTACTCCGATACGTTCTCGCTCCCGCTGCCGGACGGTCACCGTTTTCCCGGTGGCAAGTACACGGCCTTGCGCGATCGACTGGTGGCCACAGGCATCGTCCGCGAGGATGAGCTGAGCGTCTCGCCGCTGGCGACGACCGACGCCATCCTGCGTGCTCATGATGCGGCCTATGTCGAGGCTTTCGAGACCGGACAGCTGGACCGCGCGGCGATCCGCCGCATCGGCTTTCCCTGGTCTGAAGGCCTGGTCACACGGACCCGGGCCACGGTCGGCGGTGCCATCGCAGCGGCCGAGGCGGCGCTGCAGGACGGGATTGCCGGACAGCTGGCCGGGGGCACTCATCACGCCCACCGCGATTTTGGTTCGGGCTATTGCATCTATAATGATTTCGCGGTGACGGCCCTGCACCTGCTCGAGACCGGGCTGGCCAGCCGGATCGCCATCATCGACCTTGATGTTCACCAGGGCGACGGCAATGCCGCCATTCTCGGCGACCATCCCGATGTGTTTGTCTTCTCGATGCATGGCGAGAAGAATTTCCCCTTCCGCAAGCAGGTCAGCGATCTCGATGTGAACCTGCCGGACGACACGCAGGACGCGGCTTACCTCGCCACGCTCGACACCCACTTGCCGGCTGTCCTCGGCTTCCGCCCGGACTTTGTGCTTTACCAGGCGGGCGTTGACCCCCTGGCCGAAGACAAGCTGGGACGGCTTTCACTCAGCCACGCCGGTCTGATGGACCGCGACCGGATGGTGCTGGACGCCTGTCGGCGACAGGGCATTCCCGTCTCGATGGGAATTGGTGGCGGCTATGCCGATCCGATCGAGGCTTCGGTGGTCGCCTATGCCAACACCTATGCCGTCGCCCAGGAGGTCTACGGCGTCTGATGGCCGAGCATTGATCCGGCGAGGCGGTGACCGGACAGGAAGGCGGCCTCGACGCGGGGCCCAAGACACCAGTCGCCGGCCAGACCGAGGTCTTGATCCTTGTCCCACAGGAAAGGCTCACCCAAGGCTTCCATCACCCGGGCATAGCGCCAGCGATGCACGGCGGCATGAAGAATGGTCACCGGGACGCCGGCCCAGTCGCGGAAGGCATCGCACAAGCGCTCGGTGACGGCTGCGGCGTCCTCTTCCAGGTGAATCTCGCTCCAGCGCGGCCCGGCCTGCATGACCCAGGCTTCCTGACCACTCGGGCGGCCCGGCTTGCTGGTATTGCGGGCCAGCCAGGCGCAGGGGCCGTCAGAGCTCCGATGCACGTCCGGCGCGACACCGAGCGTCTCGGACACGGTCAGCATCAGGGTCCAGCACGGCGCATAGACGACGGCGTCGAGCGGCGCCGCGAAATCGGCATGGCCAGCCAGAAGCGTCCGGGCCTGGGGTGCCGGAATGGCCAGCACAACCCGGTCGGCCGAGATTTGCCCGCTGGTCGGCTGATCGACATCAATCAACCAGCCGGCTTCAAACTTGCGCAGGGCCGACACCCGATGCGAGCGACGGATATCCAGACCCTCGGCCAGCGGGGCGACCAGACCGCTCATGCCAGGCTCACCGACCCACCACGCCTCGTCATCATCGCGTCGCGGCCACAGGCCGGCCGCGCCGCTTGTCCGGGCCTGGTCGAGGAAAGTCTGAAACGCGGGGGCACGGGCGGTGACATACTGGGCGCCGTGATCGAACACACCGGCATCGCCGCGCCGGGTCGCCAGGCGGCCGCCGAGGCCGCGGCCCTTGTCGAGCACGATCACAGCCTCGCCCGCATCGGCGAGACGCCGCGCACAGGCCAGGCCGGCCATACCCGCTCCGATGATAATGGTCGTCATGATATCCTCGGACCCTTTTGCTGCCCCAGCATTTAGGGCGCGTTCCGGCTATCGCCAGCGAGGGCGTGCGTTTACTGGAAGAAGTTGAGGATGACACGGGGCGCGCGGTTGGCGATTTCCAAAGCCTGCACGCCCAGTTCCTCACGGACCCGCAAGGCCTGGAGGCGGGCGCTGTCACGGCCAAGGTCCGCATCGACAAGATTGCCGATCCCGGCCTCGGTCACATCGATCTGCTTGACCAGAAGTGTCTTCTGGATCTCCAAAGACTTCAGCCCCACGCCAAGACGCGAAACCGAAGCGGTCACATCACTCATCGAGCTTTCGAACGCCGTGACATCGGCACTGGTCGGCTGGGTCGTCACAATCGCGTTGTCGCTCTGCGGCAGGTTGGCGGCCAGGCCGGCGTCGAAAATTCCGCCGCCATCGGTCAGGTCCTCGGCGGCAATGGTGAGGGTCTGACCGGGTGTGGAGCCGATCAGGACGGACAGGTCCTCGCCGCCACTTTCCAGCAGGTTGAGATCATTGAAGCTGGCATTCTCGGCGAGGCGCTGGGCCTGGTTCCCAAGCTCGATGAAGTCGGTCATCAGGCTGCGCCAGCTCTGCTCGTCGAGGGTCGTGTCCGTCGCAGCAACGAGCTTTCCGTGCATCTCGACCATCAGGTCGGATATCCCTTCAGACGCCGCCAGGGCTGTCTCGACAACGCCAATTCCCAGATCCATCGAGGTCAGCGCGCTGCCACGCGACTCATTGTCCGCACGCATGCCGTGGGCCATCGCCCACACCGTGCCATTATCGCTGGCACTGCCTACCTTGAGCCCCGTCGCGATCCGGGTGTGCACAGCGGCACTTTCCCTTTGCAGCATGCTCATGTGCTGCAGCGCAGAGTTCACGGCGGCCATGGAATGGACCGAAAAGGTCATCCTGCCGACACTCGCCACCAACTAGTCGCCCGTCCGGCATTTTTGCCGATACAGGTCCACTGTCCAGTTTTTCACCCCGGGGTTAGCAAGAGGTTGACGACGCGCCGCGGCGGCCGCTGCAGCGCGACTGGCAATCAATGGCCCTGACGGCTCGATTTCCGCGATCAATCGGCTAGGTTCACGGCTATGAGTGAGCCGCCTTCCGATCCGGACGCCTTCAAGCGCGCCCTGTCCATCACCACCCGCGCCATTGCCGGCGACCGGGACCTTGACGTGCGCTTCGGCGGCGAAATTGCCGGCCTGTCGGGGGGGCGCATGGTCCTGCCCAATCCGGGAAGCGAACCCTCATCCGAGGCCGCCGCGGCGGTCCGGGGCCGGGCCGATGCGCTGGCCCTGCGGCTGGCCCATCATGACGAGGCCGCCCACATGCGGGCGCTGCCGCCTGGCGCCACGGCACGGGCGATTTTCCATGCCGCTGAACAGGCCCGCGTCGAAGCGCTTGGCGCCAGGAACATGCGCGGCATGGCCGGCAATCTGGACGCGGCCCTGGCCATGCGTTGCCGCCAGAAAGGCTGGCAGCGGGTCGAGGATCGCCAGGCCGCCCCGATGGAAGAAGCCCTCGCCTTGCTGGTTCGCGAGCGCATCTCGGGTAACCCGGCACCGCCGGAGGCCGCTGGTCTGATGGGGCTCTGGCGTGACCAGATGGAAAGCGTCGCCGGCCTCTCGCTCGACGCCCTCGCCGAGAATGCCGACGACCAGCTCGCCTTTGCCGAACTGCTGCGCACCGTCATCCAGGATCTCGACCTGTCCGACGAACTCGGCGGCGATCCAGAGGACTCCGACAATCCCGACGATGATGATGAAGGCGTCGATCGCGAGGAAAGAACCGGCGACGACGAGGACGATGACGGCAGCCAGGGCGAGCAGCCCGACACGCCGGACGCGGCCGGTACGGCGGGAGACGAGGAAGAGATCAACGCCGACACCGATGATGCCGAAACCCGCGTCGATGCGATGGATGACGAGGGCGCGGCGCAGACCTCGATGCGTCCAAACTGGCAGCCCGTCAATGACGCCAATGCCAATGCCTACAAGGTTTTCACGCGCGAGTTCGACGAGGTCATCCAGGCCTCTGACCTGTGCGACAGTGAGGAACTCGAGCGCCTCCGCAAATATCTCGACAACACGCTCAAGGGTCTCGACCAGGTCGTCGGCCGCCTCGCCAACCGGCTCCAGCGCCGCCTGATGGCGCAGCAGGAACGCGCCTGGATGTTCGACCTCGAGGAAGGCGTGCTGGACGGCTCCCGCCTCGCCCGGGTCATTGCCGACCCGACCCTGCCGCTGTCCTACAAGCAAGAGAGCGACACCGAATTCCGCGATACCATCGTCACCCTTGTCCTGGATAATTCCGGCTCCATGCGCGGCCGTCCGATCATGGTCGCAGCCGCCTGCGCCGATATCCTCGCCCGCACTCTGGAACGCTGCGGCGTGAAGACCGAGATCCTCGGCTTCACCACCAAGGCCTGGAAAGGCGGACGCTCGAAGGAGCAGTGGCTGGCCGAGGGCAAGCCGCCCAACCCGGGCCGCCTCAATGATCTGCGCCATATCATCTACAAGGCCGCCGACACGCCCTGGCGCCGGGCCCGGGTCAATCTCGGCCTGATGATGCGCGAGGGCCTCCTGAAGGAAAACATCGATGGCGAGGCCCTGCTCTGGGCCTGGAAACGGATGGCCGCGCGACCCGAACAACGCCGCATCATGATGGTGATCTCGGACGGCGCCCCGGTCGATGACGGCACCCAGTCGGCCAATTCCGCCGGATATCTGGAACGCCATCTGCGCGAGACCATCGCCATGATCGAGACCCGCTCGGAAGTCGAACTGCTCGCCATCGGCATCGGCCATGACGTCACCCGCTGGTATCGCCGCGCGGTCACCATCAATGACGTCGAACAACTCGGCGGCGCCATGACCGACCAGCTCGCCGCCCTGTTCGACGAGGATGGCGGCAAGGGCTCGAGCGTCTCCTCCGGTCGACCCGGCCTGAAGCGCACCGACTTCGCCGGGGTCACGCGCCGCGCCTGACCCAGGCCCGAACCCAAACACCGAGATCGCCACGACGCTTGGCGCCTGGCGGTTTGGGCAGAGGAGGGAGCGGGATGCCGGCCGGAGCCGATAAAGCGCTGTATTTATGAGGGTAGCTTCGACAAGCATCCCGCACGCGGAGTTTTCCCGGACGCTCTCGCCCCCGATTCCAACGCGACAGGTAGATGGGGTCGGTCGTTTAGTGCCCCGCGACCATGTCGCACGCCCTGCCGGAGTATCGGGATGTCACCCCCGTACGCGGACAGGCTCCGCACGTTTCCGGGCACAAGTGACTGAGCTCGCGCCTCCCGTCCCGAAAACCGCAGGCATTATCGGCGATGCGGGAAGGGGGCGGATAAGTTTTGTCGGCGAGGCGAATTCCCTCTCCCTGGGGAGAGGGTCAGGGTGGGGGGTAAACCCCGGTATTTCCCGGAGAATCCCCCTCATCCGCCCCTCCGGGACACCTTCTCCCAAGGGAGAAGGAAGGGCGCTGGAGCGGGGGATAACGCAGAGTAACGTGGTGGAGAGCGCCCCGCAGCCTGCATCCGGGATGAAAAGCGGATGGCGTCAAACAGACACACCCTTGACCTGATGATCCGGATACGGCCTGCTGGCGGGCAAGCGATCCGTGGATCGGGATGCGCCCGGTGGCGTGTCAGGCCTTGCGTGCTGGAACCGGGTTACATGTCCTCATTTCGATCCCCGATGCGCCTTCTCCCCCTGCTTGTCCTGCTCGCGGCCTGCTCGCCCGGCGCGGACCTCACCCGGAGCCTCGCCCTGCCGGTCGCGCTTTACGATGCGGAGCCTGAGCGCACGGATCTGGACCAGCTGACCTATCTGGGCGGTGTCGAGCTGTCCCATCCCGACAACCGCTTTGGCGGCTTCTCGGCGCTGGGCATTTCAGCGGATGGGACGCGCCTGATCGCCGTCTCCGACAGCGCCTACTGGATGACCGCCCGCTTTGGCTGGAGTGAGACCTACGGGACGTTCAGCGTCGGTGATATCGCCATCGCCCCGATACTGTCCCGCGACGGCCGCCCCCTCGACGGCGCGGCTGCCGACAGCGAAGCGCTCGCCTTTCTTGGCAACGGCGTCTACGCGGTCAGCTTTGAGCGGGACCACCGCATCAATACCTATGCGCTCGGTGACGACTGGGGCGGGCTGGACAGTGTCGGGGTCGCGTTTCCCGCTCCACCCGGCGCCTCGGGCTTTTCCAATAATGGCGGCATGGAAGGCCTGACCGCTCTGCCCGGCGGACGCCTGCTGGCGGGCGTCGAGGACGGCGATGGGGGGAGCCATGCGCTATGGACCCGGGACGGCGACACCTGGCGTGAGGCGCAGCTGGCGGCCGAGCCTGACTACGGCCTGACGGCCCTCGATTACCATGACGGTGCCGTCTATGCGCTGGAACGCTTCTGGCAGACCGGCATTGGCAATCGGATCCGCATCCTGCGCTTTGACGCCGGGGCGCTGGAGGCCGGCGGGCAGGCCCCCATCCAGCCCGAGCTGCTCGGCACGCTGGAAGCCGGCAAGGCCGTCGACAATTTCGAGGGCCTCGCCGTTCTCGAGCATGATGGCCGGACCATCCTGCTGATGGTCTCGGACGACAATTACAACCGCGCACAGAGAACGCTGGTGCTGGCCTTCGCGGTCAATTGAGGCGCGCCGTTCCGGTCACGGTGTGACCCGTTCAAACCGGATGTTTTCGGCCAGCGCGGCCGAGGCGAGCATGCCCGACACTTGGCGATTGCCATCGCGAGTGAAGGTTACAGCCTGAAGCGGGCCCGACAGGGAGAGGAAAGTGTCGACCTGATAGGGCGTGAAGCTGAACGCCGGGCGACGCGCATGATCGGCGA
This window contains:
- a CDS encoding NAD(P)/FAD-dependent oxidoreductase translates to MTTIIIGAGMAGLACARRLADAGEAVIVLDKGRGLGGRLATRRGDAGVFDHGAQYVTARAPAFQTFLDQARTSGAAGLWPRRDDDEAWWVGEPGMSGLVAPLAEGLDIRRSHRVSALRKFEAGWLIDVDQPTSGQISADRVVLAIPAPQARTLLAGHADFAAPLDAVVYAPCWTLMLTVSETLGVAPDVHRSSDGPCAWLARNTSKPGRPSGQEAWVMQAGPRWSEIHLEEDAAAVTERLCDAFRDWAGVPVTILHAAVHRWRYARVMEALGEPFLWDKDQDLGLAGDWCLGPRVEAAFLSGHRLAGSMLGHQTP
- a CDS encoding metal-sensitive transcriptional regulator codes for the protein MTETHTALIPARTASLARLKRVEGQVRGIARMIEEDRYCIDVLTQLSAVKSALAAVEGEILKNHASHCVSHAIESGDAADQKAKLNELIALLAKHYRL
- a CDS encoding histone deacetylase family protein, translated to MQVFYSDTFSLPLPDGHRFPGGKYTALRDRLVATGIVREDELSVSPLATTDAILRAHDAAYVEAFETGQLDRAAIRRIGFPWSEGLVTRTRATVGGAIAAAEAALQDGIAGQLAGGTHHAHRDFGSGYCIYNDFAVTALHLLETGLASRIAIIDLDVHQGDGNAAILGDHPDVFVFSMHGEKNFPFRKQVSDLDVNLPDDTQDAAYLATLDTHLPAVLGFRPDFVLYQAGVDPLAEDKLGRLSLSHAGLMDRDRMVLDACRRQGIPVSMGIGGGYADPIEASVVAYANTYAVAQEVYGV
- a CDS encoding flagellin encodes the protein MTFSVHSMAAVNSALQHMSMLQRESAAVHTRIATGLKVGSASDNGTVWAMAHGMRADNESRGSALTSMDLGIGVVETALAASEGISDLMVEMHGKLVAATDTTLDEQSWRSLMTDFIELGNQAQRLAENASFNDLNLLESGGEDLSVLIGSTPGQTLTIAAEDLTDGGGIFDAGLAANLPQSDNAIVTTQPTSADVTAFESSMSDVTASVSRLGVGLKSLEIQKTLLVKQIDVTEAGIGNLVDADLGRDSARLQALRVREELGVQALEIANRAPRVILNFFQ
- the cobT gene encoding cobaltochelatase subunit CobT, whose protein sequence is MSEPPSDPDAFKRALSITTRAIAGDRDLDVRFGGEIAGLSGGRMVLPNPGSEPSSEAAAAVRGRADALALRLAHHDEAAHMRALPPGATARAIFHAAEQARVEALGARNMRGMAGNLDAALAMRCRQKGWQRVEDRQAAPMEEALALLVRERISGNPAPPEAAGLMGLWRDQMESVAGLSLDALAENADDQLAFAELLRTVIQDLDLSDELGGDPEDSDNPDDDDEGVDREERTGDDEDDDGSQGEQPDTPDAAGTAGDEEEINADTDDAETRVDAMDDEGAAQTSMRPNWQPVNDANANAYKVFTREFDEVIQASDLCDSEELERLRKYLDNTLKGLDQVVGRLANRLQRRLMAQQERAWMFDLEEGVLDGSRLARVIADPTLPLSYKQESDTEFRDTIVTLVLDNSGSMRGRPIMVAAACADILARTLERCGVKTEILGFTTKAWKGGRSKEQWLAEGKPPNPGRLNDLRHIIYKAADTPWRRARVNLGLMMREGLLKENIDGEALLWAWKRMAARPEQRRIMMVISDGAPVDDGTQSANSAGYLERHLRETIAMIETRSEVELLAIGIGHDVTRWYRRAVTINDVEQLGGAMTDQLAALFDEDGGKGSSVSSGRPGLKRTDFAGVTRRA
- a CDS encoding esterase-like activity of phytase family protein → MRLLPLLVLLAACSPGADLTRSLALPVALYDAEPERTDLDQLTYLGGVELSHPDNRFGGFSALGISADGTRLIAVSDSAYWMTARFGWSETYGTFSVGDIAIAPILSRDGRPLDGAAADSEALAFLGNGVYAVSFERDHRINTYALGDDWGGLDSVGVAFPAPPGASGFSNNGGMEGLTALPGGRLLAGVEDGDGGSHALWTRDGDTWREAQLAAEPDYGLTALDYHDGAVYALERFWQTGIGNRIRILRFDAGALEAGGQAPIQPELLGTLEAGKAVDNFEGLAVLEHDGRTILLMVSDDNYNRAQRTLVLAFAVN
- a CDS encoding TolC family protein; amino-acid sequence: MKQAAVRILTPVFCAAVLAGCASIDPSRERALVLDEVSERTGYAAETVTPPAGQPLAEDEAVAMAIANNRRLMAQLSEAGLARADWVTASRPTNPVIGVTSFPGNGTGRIWDVDLRASLLGIAATPWRAEAAHNRYEARRSATVLAVIDFIAETRRAWVDAVAARQRLDLQQRIRDAAAASLVVAEEMRSAGNSPLMDLERERVFAEQAELDFLAAEHTALQARLMLSRQLGVEITADSLPDRLEGLDPAGFDIPDADAMTASLPLAAARARVEATAGEAGLENWATLLEHVELGGVWERDDREWSRGWTLEFALPVFDLGEARRTAGRLRAEQAIDHHAGLVHEIRTSIQAAEASADLAQARLARIEREALPTSERLMDATMRQYNAMQVSVFDLMAAVQMRTRTGQSYVDALTDLHRARIALQQIRAGGSPHGVGLSAAGGAAPMMAEGGH